Proteins from a genomic interval of Chroococcidiopsis thermalis PCC 7203:
- a CDS encoding GspE/PulE family protein, translating into MSYSSSMQRRALIVKNDLSPFGNKVVETGYVSKEQMKQALSESRSTGRSLPEILEAITGRQLPPDLIRQYKKQQLFELKILYGVEFLDPEINQIGTSQVGELIDSLIPIDICRRYRLLPISKSDEPPSILIAMVDPDNLDAQDNLNRILRPRDIGLQRTVITLEDFQELLSKYLDENVEKQKQQADNQRNNANAVDFTVELDGLDLQDAPEEGDADLGASLKDADAAPVIALVNKILIKALQEKVSDIHIEPQEEYLRVRFRRDGVLRQAFDPLPKQIVPAVTARFKIIAELDIAERRAPQDGRIRRVFEGRKVDFRVNTLPSRYGEKVVLRILDNSSTQLGLDKLISDVESLQIVRDLASRPFGLLLVTGPTGSGKSTTLYSILAERNDPGVNISTAEDPIEYSLPGITQVQVIREKGMDFASILRAFLRQDPDVILVGETRDKETAKTAIEAALTGHLVLTTLHTNDAAGAISRLDEMGVEPFMVSGALLGVVAQRLMRRVCSDCRIPYTPSADELARFGLASSKDVELTLYKAKSLELEEIQAAKAKNQLCSKCAGVGYKGRCGVYEVMRVTERLQNLITEGAPSERIKEAAVEEGMKTLLAYSLELVMQGNTTLEEVERVTFTDSGLEAELKAKRKSSLECKTCHAELQPEWFECPYCMTPRFSD; encoded by the coding sequence ATGTCTTACTCCTCTTCAATGCAGCGGCGTGCCTTAATTGTCAAAAATGACTTGTCTCCTTTTGGCAACAAAGTAGTTGAGACTGGGTATGTCAGTAAAGAGCAGATGAAGCAGGCTTTAAGCGAAAGTCGCTCGACTGGGCGATCGCTACCGGAGATTTTAGAAGCTATAACTGGACGACAACTGCCACCAGACTTAATTAGACAATATAAAAAACAACAGCTATTCGAGCTAAAAATTCTCTACGGTGTAGAGTTTCTCGATCCAGAAATCAATCAGATTGGCACAAGTCAAGTCGGCGAGTTGATCGATTCTTTGATCCCGATTGATATTTGTCGTCGCTATCGGCTGCTACCTATATCAAAAAGTGATGAGCCTCCGTCCATTTTGATCGCGATGGTCGATCCAGATAATTTGGATGCCCAAGATAATTTAAACCGTATTCTTCGCCCCCGCGATATTGGATTGCAAAGGACGGTCATTACACTAGAAGACTTCCAAGAACTTCTTTCTAAATATTTAGATGAAAATGTAGAAAAACAAAAACAACAGGCAGACAATCAAAGAAATAACGCTAATGCCGTCGATTTCACTGTAGAGTTAGATGGACTTGATTTACAAGATGCACCAGAGGAGGGTGACGCAGATTTAGGTGCATCTCTCAAAGATGCGGATGCTGCTCCTGTAATTGCCCTAGTGAATAAAATTCTGATCAAAGCGTTACAAGAAAAAGTTTCAGATATTCACATTGAACCCCAAGAAGAGTACTTGCGCGTCCGATTTCGTAGAGATGGAGTATTGCGGCAGGCTTTTGACCCCCTACCCAAACAAATTGTTCCTGCTGTGACAGCTCGATTTAAAATTATTGCTGAATTAGATATTGCCGAACGACGCGCACCCCAAGATGGTCGTATTCGCCGCGTATTTGAAGGACGAAAAGTTGATTTTCGCGTCAACACCTTACCCAGTCGTTACGGGGAAAAAGTTGTTTTGCGGATTTTGGATAACTCATCTACCCAACTTGGGTTAGACAAATTAATTAGCGATGTAGAGAGCCTGCAAATTGTGAGGGACTTGGCAAGTCGTCCGTTCGGACTGCTGTTGGTTACGGGTCCGACGGGAAGCGGTAAATCAACCACTTTATACTCAATTTTGGCAGAACGCAACGATCCAGGGGTAAATATCAGCACCGCTGAAGACCCCATTGAGTATTCTCTACCAGGAATTACGCAAGTCCAGGTGATTCGAGAAAAAGGAATGGATTTTGCGTCAATTTTGCGGGCTTTTCTACGACAAGACCCAGACGTAATTCTAGTTGGTGAGACACGGGATAAGGAAACGGCAAAAACTGCTATTGAGGCAGCACTGACGGGACACTTAGTATTGACAACTCTGCACACTAATGATGCTGCTGGGGCAATTTCTCGTTTAGACGAAATGGGTGTAGAACCATTCATGGTGTCCGGTGCGCTGCTAGGGGTTGTGGCTCAACGTTTGATGCGGCGCGTCTGTTCTGATTGTCGCATTCCTTATACTCCCAGTGCCGATGAGTTAGCTCGGTTTGGACTGGCGAGTTCTAAAGATGTCGAACTCACGCTTTACAAAGCTAAATCTTTGGAGTTAGAAGAAATTCAAGCCGCTAAGGCTAAAAATCAACTTTGCTCTAAATGCGCTGGCGTTGGATATAAAGGGCGTTGTGGCGTATATGAAGTTATGCGCGTTACAGAACGACTACAAAATTTAATTACTGAAGGAGCGCCGAGCGAACGGATTAAAGAAGCAGCCGTAGAAGAGGGCATGAAAACGTTGTTAGCTTATAGTCTGGAGCTAGTGATGCAAGGTAACACGACTTTGGAAGAAGTAGAGCGCGTCACTTTCACTGATTCTGGTTTGGAAGCGGAACTGAAAGCAAAACGTAAAAGTTCATTAGAGTGTAAAACTTGTCATGCAGAGCTACAACCAGAGTGGTTTGAGTGTCCTTATTGTATGACTCCACGATTTAGTGACTAG
- the dnaK gene encoding molecular chaperone DnaK, which yields MGKVIGIDLGTTNSCVAILEGGQPLVIPNSEGGRTTPSVVGFGKASDRLIGQLAKRQAVTNAENTVYSIKRFIGRRWNETQAERQRVPYKSVRGRDDTVDVQIRDRTYTPQEISAMILQKLKQDAENFLGESVDQAVITVPAYFTDAQRQATKDAGTIAGLEVLRIINEPTAAALAYGLDKQDRDQTILVFDLGGGTFDVSILQLGDGVFEVKATSGNNQLGGDDFDNCIVRWMISCFQDSEGVDLTADRMALQRLREAAEKAKIELSTLGSTTINLPFITADATGPKHLEQELSRAKFEELVLALIQATIEPMVQALKDCGLRPPDIDKIVLVGGSTRIPAVQNAVQNFFGGRTAERSVNPDEAVALGAAIQGGVLGGEVEDVLLLDVTPLSLGIETLGEVFTKIIERNTTIPTSKAQIFSTATDGQTSVEIKVLQGERAMARDNKTLGSFVLTGIPPAPRGTPQIEVAFEIDVNGILKVAASDKGTGREQSLRITNTGGLSASEVERMRQEAEMFAEQDRKRLELIELKNQAEHLLQSYFVTLRDNKDLITEEFKAQADEKVAVLKAAFADPASTIEAIEQRLQDFQQNLFALGASVYEQANRSSSFTSSGMDDTFTSSFGDDSTYAVDYEAIEE from the coding sequence ATGGGAAAAGTTATTGGGATTGACTTAGGGACAACGAACAGTTGTGTTGCCATTTTAGAGGGCGGTCAACCACTGGTGATCCCCAATTCAGAAGGTGGACGAACAACTCCCAGCGTGGTTGGCTTTGGTAAAGCCAGCGATCGCTTGATCGGTCAGTTGGCAAAGCGTCAAGCCGTCACGAATGCCGAAAACACTGTTTACAGTATCAAGCGGTTTATCGGACGGCGTTGGAACGAAACTCAAGCAGAACGCCAGCGCGTCCCCTACAAATCCGTTAGAGGACGCGACGACACTGTAGATGTCCAAATTCGCGATCGCACCTACACTCCTCAAGAAATTTCTGCCATGATCCTGCAAAAACTCAAGCAGGACGCAGAAAATTTTTTGGGAGAAAGCGTAGACCAAGCAGTAATTACCGTACCAGCCTACTTTACCGATGCCCAGCGGCAGGCAACCAAAGATGCAGGCACGATCGCGGGACTGGAAGTTTTACGTATTATCAACGAACCGACAGCCGCCGCTTTAGCTTACGGCTTGGATAAGCAAGATCGAGACCAAACAATTCTCGTCTTCGACTTAGGCGGCGGTACGTTTGACGTTTCTATCCTGCAACTAGGAGACGGGGTTTTTGAAGTTAAAGCCACCTCTGGCAACAATCAACTTGGCGGTGACGATTTCGATAACTGTATCGTGCGCTGGATGATTTCTTGCTTTCAAGACAGTGAAGGTGTAGACTTAACTGCCGACCGCATGGCACTCCAGAGGCTACGAGAAGCAGCAGAAAAAGCCAAAATCGAACTGTCTACCCTTGGCAGCACGACAATTAATTTACCTTTCATCACGGCTGATGCTACGGGACCAAAACACTTAGAACAAGAGCTCAGCCGCGCCAAGTTTGAAGAGTTGGTCTTAGCTCTGATCCAAGCCACGATCGAACCGATGGTGCAAGCCCTCAAAGACTGCGGTTTACGCCCCCCAGATATCGATAAAATTGTTCTTGTGGGTGGTTCCACCCGCATTCCAGCCGTGCAAAATGCCGTGCAAAACTTTTTTGGTGGCAGAACAGCCGAGCGATCGGTCAATCCCGATGAGGCTGTTGCACTAGGCGCGGCAATCCAGGGTGGAGTGTTGGGGGGCGAAGTCGAAGATGTCTTGCTACTGGACGTAACTCCGCTCTCTCTGGGAATTGAGACTTTAGGGGAAGTCTTTACAAAAATTATCGAACGCAATACCACAATTCCCACCAGTAAAGCGCAAATTTTCTCGACTGCTACCGACGGACAAACCTCTGTGGAAATCAAAGTTCTTCAGGGAGAAAGAGCGATGGCGCGAGACAACAAAACTTTGGGAAGTTTTGTACTCACAGGAATTCCTCCTGCTCCTAGAGGCACGCCCCAAATTGAAGTTGCCTTTGAGATCGATGTCAACGGCATCTTAAAAGTGGCAGCATCAGATAAAGGCACTGGCAGAGAACAATCCTTGCGGATCACAAACACGGGTGGGTTGAGTGCAAGTGAAGTAGAACGGATGCGGCAAGAAGCAGAAATGTTTGCCGAGCAAGATCGAAAACGCTTGGAACTGATCGAACTGAAAAACCAAGCAGAACACTTGTTACAAAGTTATTTTGTCACCTTGAGAGATAATAAAGACCTAATTACTGAAGAGTTTAAAGCTCAGGCAGATGAAAAAGTCGCCGTACTCAAAGCAGCCTTTGCCGATCCTGCTTCCACTATTGAAGCAATCGAACAAAGACTGCAAGACTTCCAGCAAAACTTATTTGCTCTAGGAGCCAGCGTTTACGAACAAGCCAATCGCAGTAGCTCTTTTACTTCATCAGGTATGGACGACACCTTCACTTCTTCCTTTGGAGACGATAGTACTTATGCAGTAGACTACGAAGCAATTGAGGAGTAG
- the grpE gene encoding nucleotide exchange factor GrpE has product MIDEEKQTEYATNQEPQQQTQQTTNEVTTKTMDSNAFGEFETQANAPEGDANVASNENPVEVEKPDTSSTAPEADNRAALLEKEREIESLKASLEERTSQYMRMGADFENFRKRTLKDKEDLEQKIKQNTLQEILPVVDNFERARAQLKPQTDAEMNLHKSYQGVYKQLVDCLKRLGVSAMRPEGKEFDPNLHEAVMREPTSEYPEGTVIEELVRGYYLGDRVLRHALVKVATAPEETPSETVVAETPPEVTES; this is encoded by the coding sequence ATGATTGACGAAGAAAAGCAAACGGAATACGCAACTAACCAAGAACCACAACAGCAAACACAGCAAACAACGAACGAGGTCACAACCAAAACAATGGACTCAAATGCATTCGGAGAATTTGAAACACAGGCAAACGCTCCAGAGGGAGATGCTAACGTTGCATCGAACGAGAATCCAGTCGAAGTAGAAAAGCCTGATACCTCCTCCACCGCGCCTGAAGCCGATAATCGAGCTGCTTTGTTAGAAAAGGAGCGGGAGATCGAGTCACTCAAAGCTAGCTTGGAGGAGCGTACCAGTCAATACATGCGCATGGGCGCGGATTTTGAAAATTTTCGCAAACGCACGCTCAAAGACAAAGAAGACTTAGAGCAAAAGATTAAACAGAATACTCTACAAGAAATTCTACCTGTGGTAGATAATTTCGAGCGGGCAAGAGCGCAGCTCAAACCGCAAACCGATGCTGAAATGAATCTTCACAAAAGTTATCAGGGAGTATACAAGCAACTGGTAGATTGCCTCAAGCGGCTAGGTGTTTCGGCAATGCGACCTGAAGGCAAGGAGTTTGACCCGAACCTACATGAAGCGGTCATGAGAGAACCAACAAGCGAGTACCCTGAAGGCACGGTGATTGAAGAATTGGTCAGGGGTTACTACTTAGGCGATCGCGTGTTGCGTCATGCTTTGGTAAAAGTAGCTACTGCCCCAGAAGAAACACCGTCAGAAACGGTAGTAGCAGAAACTCCACCCGAAGTTACAGAAAGTTGA